Proteins from a single region of Longimicrobiales bacterium:
- a CDS encoding biopolymer transporter ExbD, translated as MAVLGKKKKRVSDGVTTAGTADIAFLLLIFFLVTTTFPKDKGLSIVLPEPGEEAQVSQKNILHLIIQPTGIVDVKRGESQQVQQMRPSEIDGLWRQEVTANPNLIAAVKTHPDASYKYMIDVLDALHSANAERISLQVLENS; from the coding sequence ATGGCGGTTTTAGGTAAAAAAAAGAAAAGGGTCAGTGACGGCGTTACGACGGCCGGAACGGCAGATATCGCATTTCTACTCCTGATCTTCTTCCTGGTGACAACGACCTTTCCGAAGGACAAGGGTCTTTCCATCGTGCTTCCGGAGCCCGGTGAAGAGGCGCAGGTCAGCCAGAAGAATATTCTGCACCTCATCATCCAGCCGACGGGTATCGTCGATGTGAAGCGGGGTGAGAGCCAGCAGGTCCAGCAGATGCGTCCTTCCGAGATTGACGGGTTGTGGCGGCAGGAAGTCACCGCGAACCCGAATTTGATCGCGGCCGTGAAGACCCATCCTGACGCGTCTTACAAGTACATGATCGACGTGCTGGATGCGCTCCATAGCGCGAACGCTGAACGAATCTCGCTTCAGGTCTTGGAGAACAGCTAG